The Bryobacteraceae bacterium genome includes a window with the following:
- the vhtD gene encoding hydrogenase translates to MPAGRAKTSRTYRARILCCGRMDWGDDAVGPLCASALADRRIPALTLHGSASELLEAWREARHVIIVDAFASGALPGTIHRMKYGDPSFRPELTRSCARGPGLAQAVRLGESLHCLPETLVLLGIEGADFEWASTPSPEVAAAMPALVELAAQEWKMLVERPAATGKR, encoded by the coding sequence ATGCCCGCGGGCCGCGCAAAAACCAGCCGCACCTATCGCGCCCGCATCCTCTGCTGCGGCCGCATGGACTGGGGCGACGATGCCGTCGGCCCCTTGTGCGCTTCGGCTCTGGCCGACCGCAGGATTCCGGCCCTCACGCTCCACGGGAGCGCCAGCGAGCTGCTCGAGGCCTGGCGGGAAGCCCGCCATGTAATCATCGTGGACGCCTTCGCGAGCGGCGCCCTTCCTGGCACAATTCACCGCATGAAATACGGCGATCCTTCTTTCCGTCCTGAGCTGACGCGCTCCTGCGCCCGCGGGCCCGGTCTGGCGCAGGCCGTCCGGCTGGGCGAATCGCTCCACTGCCTGCCCGAGACGCTCGTCCTGCTGGGAATCGAGGGCGCCGATTTCGAGTGGGCCTCGACGCCTTCTCCAGAAGTCGCGGCGGCCATGCCTGCGCTCGTGGAACTGGCGGCGCAGGAGTGGAAAATGCTGGTCGAGCGGCCTGCCGCAACCGGCAAGCGCTGA
- the mscS-2 gene encoding mechanosensitive ion channel protein MscS produces the protein MPENWWPQLREVFGRPVLPLGATGLSLGALLQLALLVLLLFLVAGRLKKWLVSRLLARTKLDASGRQAIGALFHYGVVFLGLLVILQTSGIDLTALSVAAGGLGIGIGFGLQNIANNLVSGLIVLMERPVKIGDRIEVAGTEGQVVEIRARSTTVLTNDNIAIIIPNSRFITEEVINWSYADPKVRFRIPVSVGYESDVRLVERLLLDVARNNPDVLDDPAPAVRFLEFGDSGLHFELRAWTTTLIQRKGKLISDLNFAILDAFRAHGIVIPYPQRDVHLKSGGGPADAAFV, from the coding sequence ATGCCGGAGAACTGGTGGCCGCAACTCCGCGAGGTGTTCGGCAGGCCCGTCCTGCCGCTGGGAGCAACCGGGTTGTCGCTGGGCGCGCTGCTTCAGCTGGCCCTGCTGGTGCTGCTGCTTTTTCTGGTGGCGGGACGGCTGAAGAAATGGCTGGTCAGCCGTCTTCTGGCGAGGACCAAACTGGACGCCAGCGGGCGGCAGGCGATCGGCGCGCTGTTCCATTACGGCGTGGTGTTCCTCGGGCTTCTGGTGATTCTTCAGACCTCGGGCATCGATCTCACGGCGCTGAGCGTGGCGGCGGGCGGCCTGGGCATCGGCATCGGGTTCGGCCTGCAGAACATCGCCAACAACCTGGTGAGCGGCCTGATCGTGCTGATGGAGCGGCCGGTCAAGATCGGCGACCGGATCGAAGTGGCCGGCACGGAAGGGCAGGTGGTGGAGATCCGCGCCCGCAGCACCACGGTGCTGACCAACGACAACATCGCCATCATCATTCCCAATTCCCGCTTCATCACCGAGGAGGTGATCAACTGGAGCTACGCCGATCCCAAAGTGCGCTTTCGCATTCCCGTATCGGTGGGATACGAAAGCGATGTGCGGCTGGTGGAGCGGCTGCTGCTGGACGTGGCGAGGAACAACCCGGATGTTCTCGACGATCCGGCGCCGGCGGTCCGGTTTCTGGAATTCGGCGACAGCGGGCTGCATTTTGAATTGCGCGCCTGGACGACGACGCTGATTCAGAGGAAAGGGAAGCTGATCAGCGATCTGAATTTCGCCATTCTCGACGCGTTCCGGGCGCACGGGATTGTGATTCCCTACCCGCAGCGGGACGTGCACCTGAAGAGCGGCGGCGGGCCGGCGGACGCGGCCTTCGTTTGA